Below is a window of Ciona intestinalis chromosome 5, KH, whole genome shotgun sequence DNA.
AGCACAATGGGTAGAGCCGTGACTCTTATATGTTTGAAGAACATATTACATAGAAACATGTTATTAAAAGTTGACCGATTCAAGATAACAAAAATTGTCTTTAgtgtattttttgtctttaGTATATTTTTGCATGACTAAAACCAAAAAAGAATTAGAGCATTATTTACCTCAACCGTAGTACTAAACTAAGTTTTGGGGGGGGATTGGTTGGTTTGGGTTTCATGTTGGTGTTGTCCGTGACCAGTGGTGGAGTGGTTGATGTTGGTTGCTTATTCTGAGCAGGTGGGGCTTGCTGGTTCTGTGGGGCCTGTTGGTTCTGCGGGGCAACTGGGGCTGTTTGACTCTCAAGTGTGGGTGGAGTGTAGAAGCTGGGGTGGGTGGGTGAGCTGGGTGAAACCGGGACCGAGGTTTGAGGTTCAGGTTTGTGAGGATCAACCACACCAGTGGATGCAATGGGTTGTGTTGCAGGAGTCTCTATTTTGTCCGTGGATGTGGAGTTAGGGAGCTGTGAGGGAAAATAAAGATGATCACCCCTGATTTGTTAGAGAGCATACAGTATGATAGGaaaatcatgtttaaaaaGGTATTTCATGATATATAAACccatacatttatataatattcatTATTGGACGAAATAGTTTGTTTCCTTTGCATGgataaatgataaataaatacatttatttatgtatatatatgacagATGAAATGTATAAACACATGTATATATCATTTATCTATGCAGGGGGGACttatatttgttacattacatatattttgtaggtttaaataatttaatacttTCGCATTATAGCATTTCTGCAAAtaacatgttattttatacCAGGGTTTCTTGAGTTACTCAGCCTGCTATGTGCAAGACGTAAATTTAATGACAAACTTGCCCAACAACTTACCGTCAAATGGTTTGAGTTTTTGTTACTTTCATCACTTTCGTATTCATCATCACTCCACTCCCAAACTCCATCCTCATCTTTATGGAGTCTTCCACTTGATCCAGGAACTCTTTTTGGCTGAAGAAGgagttaatttataaaagGAACATAGGTGTAACGTCCCACGATATAAACAGATATGTTGCACTATTTTATTCGCCGAAACCTGACCTAATGTGTTTCAAAACCTTTGTTTTACCTAAATGTttaatgtatatgtatatactaaCAAGCAAAATCagagtatattgcatttaccgCATTATAATTTAAGTAAACATGTTAATTACAAACTGCAATACCTTTTTAGACATATtgcaaaaattgaaattactgatcatataataaagttttcaaATAATACAGACATTAAAAACATTGCATACAACAtgagaaaacaataaaacttgCATTCCTTGtcttaaataaatgtaaaaacatgattttaaacatCAACATTTCTTCTGTCAAGACTGAACACAAAGTGAATAAGTTCTTACAGTTTTGGATCTATCTTTTAAAGTAGGAGCAGTCGATAAAAGATGTTCCAccaaatattctttatttttagctTTCTTAAAAAAAGCATCTTTAAGAAGTTGTGAAGCAGTTGGTCTGAAATGTAATTAGCCCCATTACGTATGCAGTATGATAATGTTTGTACATTAGTACATACAGAGGACAAACATTGATAAATACAGCTGAGGTAGTGATAGTGGACACAGTATTCGttcaaacttttatattagtttTGATGCCTTTTATTTGTTGCAATGCTGAATCAGAGGCTAGCCTGCCTTCCCGGTCACCCCAGGCTAAGTGTCTGTGTATATTTATACTGTCATGGGACAACTCCAACTGTAATGTGTTTAATCCTTATTACTGATGAAGGAAATTGAACAATTGAATTAGATCGGctggatttttttaacagaaattatTTCATAGTGACacattaacatttaaacttaaatccaatagatatcatatatgcAGATTGAAAACTCTCTGCTTTTTCATAGTGTATGAATATTACTTACGTCTTAAAATTACaagtggtaactcataagcaggcatgagcagtaaaaaaaataagacacACTTGCTATAATGACTGTTCTGTTACACAAGAATGAATAAGTGCCATTCATTTCATCCAGGTATAACTTTGCAATAACATACATATTCACCTTTTGTCAGGATCCTTCTGTAGACAACATTCAATCATTTTACGAAACTGTTTGCTGTATTTCTTGGTGAGACTTTTATTTTCCACCCCTGTGTCAAGACTTGGTGGATCGTTTTGTAAAGTCAGGATAAGAACCTGTTGTAAtggttgatatttatttagtggaaaattaaaaaaaactttatagttttaaaatttgtgaaaatgtaaaagcagttgtttaaattacgaaaaaaaaaactgataacaaaaattttcaaatttaaataacaatatatatacataaaattattaatcaaaaacagttaaaactgataaaaaagataagccaaattataaaatatattgactAGCATTGACCCTTTTATGGGCGCTCACAATAATAAGTGAAACATGGATACCTTCATGGCTGGGTATCTATGATATGGAGCTTTCCCTGTAGCTAGTTCAATTGCTGTGATGCCAAAACTCCAAACATCAGCTTTTAAATCATATCCGTTTGCTGCCTACATGATGTATAGAAGTGTTGAGTAATTGCTTTTATAGTAATGCATTGGGTGTCGGGGTTgtaccaaataaaaattactttaatcCAGCTTGTCTATTATTCTATGTATTAAATGATAACCTTTAAACGAAAGGTTATGcttatgttaaaacttatttatagaATTTGTCATTTAAAACTTGGCTGGGGCTTCAAGCAAAGGACTAATGAGATTagctaatatatatttatatatatatatatactcagAACCATGTTAAACATACATATACTTCACATTATATACGCTCTATGCAACATTCTTTGTAAAAAAGAGACAGTACTACTTAACAACATAATGTGATTTATGAGcaatttatacaatattaatgAAGAGAAATATAGATTTCTTATACATCTGCTTGGTAGGGTGAAAACATTGAAACACTGATTTTAATGAACAGAAATATGGattttcttatacacaaaaGCTTGGTAGggtgaaatatttaaacactgGTTTAACAGAGAAGAATAATTAAGCATAGCTTTTAACCCATTAGTGTAATTATAATGTAGGATTGAAATGGATTCCTGACCCATCAACAAACAATTATTGGTTATTTGttagtattaaaatttattatggatctttgtggtttaaaacaatataattgttgttgataattaatattaatatttatgaaaattatttggggtttttcaataatttttgataaaacaacaccaacataaagttaaaaatctttaaaaaagcattaaaaaatgtttcaaacagtaacttaaacatttataataaaaaatgcagaTGAAAAACGTTCTGACTTTTAACAACCTCACATTACTGCTATAagttatgaaatataaaagtatatgCTGTAATGGTGACATAAACCTGAATTCCTGTGTTcgcaatattttaaaacatttttatgaatGTACACATTATAAAGCAATGTTCACCTGTTCCATAACTTCCGGTGCCATCCAGCAAGGAGTTCCAACAAAAGTGTGACGAGTTTTATCACGTGACATGTTCCCACCCGTCGATATAAATGTACTCACTCCTAGATCGGCCAACATCACAGTTCCATCGTCACCAAGCAGAATATTGCCAGCTTTGACATCCCTGTtcaaaaacaattcaaatatgttatatagcctatatttaAAGGAACAGAAACTAAAAGACCacaaaataaaaggaaaacaaagtaaatttatGTGTTGTTGCCGCCAGGTTttttataagtgtgaaagagaagtttgttaattgttttgtgatcttaaagTACTGCTATTTTGTCTATCATAGGTCGAGACATAATTAGGATGTAACACAAAGTGTCACATACAGCCTGACagccacaatgatagcagtgtcaaaccttgaacccatatccACTAAGCTACAGGCAGGGGTGCCAACCACTATGCACTAATGCCAAACtaagacatttaacagcataCCGTGGTGTCTCGACAAATGGCAACCAAAATGTTGGTACTTTTAAGATTAGAAAACATAAGATCTCTTTCGCACATTATAAGATCTCTTTCGCACATTATAAGATCTCTTTCGCACTTAAAGTAAATACACCTTCTAAAACACACACACTGACATGCATTGATACATATTAGACTCTAGTTTACAAGTTTACCATAATAAAAGGGAAGTCCCACTGCGTCACTTTGCCCACTGAAGTCAAAATTCATTGCACAAAATCAAGCAAGCTTATACTAacacttaaatttaaatttcctatGTTAACTACTGGGTGAAAACTGTTGCTTGGTATGTACTATTTACTGTATCGATGGCTCTATGTTGTaatattggtaaaaattaGGACCAGGCTTTGGTGAAagcatatataaaatttaagttatttctTCAAAAATGAAATTGTAGTAAAACATCACATAAAGCAGTTCATATGTCGATATCACAACCAAATACACACATTACTAAATAAATCTGTTGGGAATGtggtaaaacaaacattacaattgtttgaaagttttcactaaatcaaacaaatttcactatggtgtataatatatagatCAAAGAATTGTCATTTACTATATTCAACATTAGTAggattataatttataaatttatgacATAACAGTGTGGGCTCCTGTCTCTGGGTCCTGGGGTTACATTACACATGAAGTACAATCTTTGatctttatttattcaatttgaAAGATTTTGAAttggtaaaaatgtataatagGAAAATGACAATTAAGATGAACTAGGAAGCCCTGAACTCATACACCAACATTGGTACATAACAACCTTTAATGATAATTTATTCAATCTAAAAGGTTGTGGATTGAATTAACATTGTGCGTCATAATATGTATTATAGGAAAATGACAGGTTAAAATGAACCTCAACCAGTGCCGTCACTTCGTCCGTCGGGGGCCCCGGTGCAAGCGTCCATTGTGGGGCCCccaattttttctgtttatagaTTTCAACTGTTCTGTCAGCACAAGAAAAGTATGACAAGTAGCCTATGTGCAATTTACTGGGAGTCTGAGACAAGCTGTTTTGTGAGCATAAAACAATGGTTTTCAGCAAAAGGGAGATTTGCAGTGCATATTTTTTAGTTCAAAAAGAATCAAAGTGCCATGGCAATTATGATCACCTCAAAAGACACCAACGACAAAAATGCAATGCGTTAATGCAAATTTCATAAAACGTTATTTTCATGTGAAGGGCAAGGCGCACAATACCCACTTTCACTTATAATAATTACACCACTGAGGAAACTTggcaaataaaacagaaactttaacttttaacttacagaaaaacatttcaattgAGTCTTTTAACCGTACTGTACTGCCATCCTTGCCGATAGCATATGAAACAAGTatcaaacaaatacaatacgaaatataaattcacctaaaaaaattagacaacaatttagacaacgaGTTAATAAATTTAGACAACGAGTTGTAAAGAACAGCTGCTGCTAACCAGCAAAATGTAACTAACTGTAGGCCTACAAATGCTGAATATCATTCAAGAAATAACGAAGAGAAAACAAGCATTCTTAGAAAACAATAGCATTATTTCGTCATCATACAAAGCTACAAACGaaatgaagaaaaatattcacaaaatcGTTTGGGGAGTAAATCACATTTTAACTACTCCTGTACTCcactttagtttttaatttactctTGAATACTGGAGTaattcacaaaaaatattcacaaaattgctttattttaaactaaaatatagcAATGCGGGGCCGCCGGCTGCACCGGCGGTAGTTACGGCCCTGACCTCAACCCTAAAACAGTTTTTCCTAAACCATATTTTTACTAGGCtctataaactaaaatataggcctaatcatgtttaaaataaaaacgaagaCAGTATATTTGGCACTGccttaaaataataagttaatGTACCAAATCAAAATCCTAATATAACGTTATAAAAACAGTATGCAACTTTTTTAcacagtttttaaatgaagaaaCTAATGTACCTTTATGGGTTAAACAAGAGTCATTAGGCATGCTACACTACCTGTGAATTTGTCCGTTTTTATGCAAGTACTCAAGGCCCTTTAAAACATCCCTTAAAATGGTGGCAATGATTGCTTCTTCTAGCACTCCAGTCTTGCTTTCACCAGCTTCTGTGCGATGTTTTATTACATCCAACACTGAACCTGAGATACCAGATGTTTAATCTTGtgatttgtttgtttagtaAGAGTGGTGGTATCACtggtatgtttatttaaagtggTAATGACAGTTTTGTAGTAGACCTATACAATGGTAGAGTTTGGCAAACAAGAAAGAGCATCAAAACCCTTTAAAAACTTATGAGTAGTATTCCACAATACTATATTCAATCACGTGAATCATCAGACAgtggaaaattttatttatgtgtttgataatgtaacaaaaaaatttacgATCCTGTAAATTTCCGTTGATTTACGGAAAATTCCCACGACAGTTGTAATTTTTGAAGTTAATCTCTAATTAGTATAACTATTGCTTTGTTAGAGAACGTGGCCttcgttaaaaatataattattcaATCTAATACAAAGGGGTTAAAAACCTTAGTTAAGCTGATTATAACAGTCATGAGTCTACATACAGCAAAATATGATTATAAAGTCATCTACATTTAAATAGCAAAAACTTTTTGACTGTCATTGAACAGCGAACACCTATGAATCTTTCAGCAACTAATCCATACCTGCCCTTTAGCCAATACACCACACATCAGGTATTGGATGAGGCACACATTCTACACCCAAGTCAGCATTAAGTAAAACCAGTGGTTTATCCTTAGTTTATTTTAGCACATGTAGATATATGGTTCTAAACTTCTAATATAGTTCGACACTGactaaacataaacaacatttcttatctattttataaaaaattgaaatgtcATGATTTAGAATATACTAAACATAATTTTCACACCTCGACCCAGCAGTTTCATGATCAGCCAGACTTCTGTCTTTACAACAAATGCTTTGtagaaataaacaacatttggATGTTTGCATTGACTCATTGCCTGCACCTctttctgtaaaaattaatataaagtgTGAAATAAtgatattgttaaacattctattatgtttgtaataaagtggtaaaaaaatcaggcaagttttataaaagtaagtAATAAATGATCTAAAATCATGGCTATTTTCTGCAAAAAAGAACCACAACCATATAAAAGCATGCAACAAAATCTTATATAGTAATTAGCAAAGAGCGCAAACAATCACAAATAGTTTAAGGTTGCAAAAATAGctttaaataacatgtaaTCATATACGAAATACTATTTTACTGACCAAGAGCTCATCTTGGTTTGTTGACTCCAATGAAATACGTTTAATTGCGCACATTTCATTGCGAGTCTTGCAATATGCTGCTTGTACCACAGCAGTGGCTCCATGACCTGTATTAAACAGTAATGGTTAGGAGAAtgttgttacaacacaatttttatttatccctTGGCATGCAGTAGTGGAGATCaggttaaaaaatacaagGAAGAAAAGGGAATGACAACCAAACGGCAGTGGTTATACACGTGGAATATAAGATAAAAGTGTGGCTGCTGGACTAACATTACAGTATAACTTAACTCGTATTAGGTTgtctttaattaaaacaaattagaaTGTGACTAGAAAGAAAAGTGAGCATAAAAATGACCCGTACACTGGGAAAGTCTGCTTGAAAAAAGTTTGCTTTATAGATTAGATCATgatggaaaaaacaaaatccttCAAAAGAAATCCCACTGCATGCAGCTATACGAGAGGTTTTGGGAttgtcaaaatttaaaaataagctgTACGATGGTTAGTTTAACCAGTTtgcaatattaataataaataattgttaaaaaatttactaaaattaGGTAAAACAGACAGGGGTACACATGTGCCAGTGATATAAATGGAGACACCACATACTCATAAAGGCATTGCTTGTTATAGGTATTTACAAAGTATGTACTGTACTACCAATCTATCATAATTTAACAGTCGCTTAAAATGTTTGGTGGTGACAACATTGTAAAAACATAAGGACATATTTTCCATAACTAAGTGATCAAGAAAGAGCATTTTaacttggttttaaaactgGTTAAGTAGAAAATGTTAGTATTTAGAATTTCTAGAAATACCAGGCCTACCAATCACTTCTTGTAAATCGTATTCATCTTTATTGACTGGCCATGGAACCTCTTCTTTGGGTGTAATGGCAGACATAGCCTTCAAGACAATACGACCCTTTCCAACCTACGCTAACGTATAGATGTACTTTCGTTCTTTTTGCCTGAAACAAAACGCTGTAATACTGCAAAGATACTTCGGCCTGTGTATAAATTCCGTTACGCAGATACGATGACGACAGTGCACTTATGACATATGAGCGTTTCAGCGCGTGGCTTGTACACCGATTCACTTTCCCGATTACCAGAGTACCAACATCGCCTTTTTCTGCTCTATTTCGCGAAGAATGAATGCGTCAAACCCCGCGGGTGTGTGAATGCCGCACCTGACTGATAACCGAAAGTAAAATCTAACGTAATTATcaattgtattaaaacataaattttcgTATGGGCTGTACGTGTCAATTTGTTcgacatttttacaaatacttttttaactaTCCGGCTAATTTGGTACAAACTACATCTATCTCTAATTTGCAGTTAATAAATTCATGCTTCGTAATGTTCTATAACTTTCTAgtatttttactaatttacCGGTGGAGGCTTTAGCGTGATATATTGCTTGTTTTGCCCAAGGTTTTGCCACACGCAGACTCGGTCTATTTCTTGCATACGTCAAGATCTGCCATGCGTAAATGAGTGGCAAATTGTTTTTACAGCAAAACTTGCCAACGAGAAGATAAAACcgttaaaaaagatttaataaTCTTTATCCAATACAAATGTGAATGgcattttgttaaagttttaatgaCAAGCAAGTTGAGAGTTACTATTTTAAATGCTTAAAAAGcctaaaatagaaaatatgcAATGTTATGACATATTCACCCAGAGCTTAAAAGGCGGAGTAACTAAAAAGCGCAAGATATCACCGCAGAAGCTGATAGTTTTGaagtaattaaaatacaaaaacacaaaaagttTAGGTAAAAGATACATGTAAGCACCACTTATATGAATTACTAGTAACAACATATAACAGAGAATTGCACAAAGTATTCAGTGCAACAATTCCATGGCTGAAAACTGTGTGCAATGTTAATTATATTATGATGAGCAAGAAGTAAGTCTTTGT
It encodes the following:
- the LOC100181936 gene encoding serine/threonine-protein kinase OSR1 — encoded protein: MSAITPKEEVPWPVNKDEYDLQEVIGHGATAVVQAAYCKTRNEMCAIKRISLESTNQDELLKEVQAMSQCKHPNVVYFYKAFVVKTEVWLIMKLLGRGSVLDVIKHRTEAGESKTGVLEEAIIATILRDVLKGLEYLHKNGQIHRDVKAGNILLGDDGTVMLADLGVSTFISTGGNMSRDKTRHTFVGTPCWMAPEVMEQAANGYDLKADVWSFGITAIELATGKAPYHRYPAMKVLILTLQNDPPSLDTGVENKSLTKKYSKQFRKMIECCLQKDPDKRPTASQLLKDAFFKKAKNKEYLVEHLLSTAPTLKDRSKTPKRVPGSSGRLHKDEDGVWEWSDDEYESDESNKNSNHLTLPNSTSTDKIETPATQPIASTGVVDPHKPEPQTSVPVSPSSPTHPSFYTPPTLESQTAPVAPQNQQAPQNQQAPPAQNKQPTSTTPPLVTDNTNMKPKPTNPPPKLSLVLRLRNAQKELNDIKFEFEHGQDTPDGIAQELVSAGLVDGMDKVIVAANLSKLVCSTSQSSLTFCLHSGALQPNQLPDEKALIGFAQLSISDANK